A stretch of Telopea speciosissima isolate NSW1024214 ecotype Mountain lineage chromosome 11, Tspe_v1, whole genome shotgun sequence DNA encodes these proteins:
- the LOC122645517 gene encoding wall-associated receptor kinase-like 1 — translation MYWAIKKRRLIREKFFQQNGGMLLQQKIASYKGVQDIAKIFTIKELKTATNNFHESHILGQGGFGTVYRGILTSGKVVAIKRSKIMDKGQVIQFINEVDILSQINHRHVVKLLGCCLETEVPLLVYEFVSNGALYQHIHRENKAAPLSWENHLRIAAETADALAYLHSSHSVPIFHRDVKSSNILLDDKYNAKVSDFGASRLVPLDQTLKTTIIQGTHGYLDPGCLPTGQLTAKSDVYSFGVVLAELLTGKEPIFMDGSGEWILLATYFVSSQKDGNLFGILDDGIVDDDRNRQQLLVVAEIARNCLEERREDRPTMKEVAKDLDSLKMMYEQSSSQHIQEETDFSLSGPSTSTMDPTLEIR, via the coding sequence ATGTATTGGGCAATTAAGAAAAGACGGCTCATTAGAGAAAAATTCTTCCAACAAAATGGAGGTATGTTATTGCAGCAAAAAATAGCTTCGTATAAAGGGGTCCAAGATATTGCAAAGATTTTCACCATAAAAGAGTTAAAGACGGCAACCAATAACTTCCATGAGAGTCACATACTCGGCCAAGGAGGCTTTGGTACAGTTTATAGGGGAATCTTAACCTCTGGGAAAGTTGTTGCCATTAAGAGATCCAAAATTATGGACAAAGGCCAGGTTATACAGTTTATAAATGAGGTTGATATCCTTTCTCAGATCAATCATAGGCACGTGGTGAAGCTCTTGGGTTGTTGCCTAGAGACAGAGGTTCCTTTGTTAGTTTATGAATTCGTCTCCAATGGAGCCCTCTACCAACATATCCATAGAGAGAATAAAGCAGCTCCTCTTTCATGGGAAAATCATTTAAGAATTGCTGCAGAAACGGCGGATGCACTGGCATATTTGCACTCTTCTCATTCAGTTCCTATTTTTCATAGGGATGTCAAGTCTTCTAATATACTACTGGATGATAAATACAATGCTAAAGTATCTGATTTTGGAGCTTCAAGATTGGTTCCTCTGGATCAAACTCTAAAGACAACAATAATTCAAGGGACTCATGGGTACTTAGACCCGGGATGTCTTCCTACAGGCCAACTAACTGCTAAAAGCGATGTTTATAGTTTTGGGGTTGTTCTAGCAGAGCTTTTGACTGGGAAAGAGCCGATTTTTATGGATGGATCTGGAGAATGGATACTCCTTGCAACGTACTTTGTATCTTCACAGAAAGATGGGAATCTTTTTGGTATTCTTGATGATGGAATAGTAGACGACGACAGGAATAGACAACAATTATTGGTAGTTGCTGAGATTGCAAGAAACTGCCTagaggagagaagggaagataGGCCTACAATGAAGGAAGTTGCAAAGGATCTTGATTCTTTGAAAATGATGTATGAGCAATCATCATCACAACATATTCAGGAGGAGACTGATTTTTCTCTTAGTGGACCATCAACGAGCACTATGGATCCAACTCTTGAAATAAGGTAA